One ANME-2 cluster archaeon genomic region harbors:
- a CDS encoding cupin domain-containing protein: MKDINLEPRTRIPAAKPLDLADSVEYSADSVVSRTLIENKAGTITLFAFDAGQGLSEHSAPFDAVVLVLDGEVELTIGGENVNATSGQMVVMPANVPHALQAKQQFKMLLTMLRA, translated from the coding sequence ATGAAGGACATTAATCTTGAACCAAGAACCCGCATACCTGCAGCAAAACCTCTCGACCTTGCCGATTCCGTAGAATACTCTGCAGATTCAGTGGTCAGCCGCACCCTTATCGAGAACAAGGCAGGTACTATCACCCTGTTCGCCTTTGATGCGGGCCAGGGGCTCAGCGAACATTCGGCCCCTTTTGATGCAGTGGTACTGGTACTGGATGGAGAGGTCGAACTTACTATCGGCGGCGAGAACGTAAATGCAACGTCCGGCCAGATGGTAGTAATGCCCGCGAATGTTCCTCATGCTCTGCAGGCAAAGCAGCAGTTCAAGATGTTGTTGACCATGCTCCGGGCATGA